In the genome of Bradyrhizobium sp. CB3481, the window CGCGGTGGCGTATTTTCTCGATTCAGCCGCGCCGGGCCGGCAGGTCATCGAACTGGTTGGCCCGCTTCGCTATCCGTTCGGTGAAGTGGTCGCATTGATCCGTCGCTGGTGCCGCTGGCCGCCCGCGCGGCAGCTTCGCCTGCCGCAATTCGCTTCCAGTATCATGTACCGGCTCGGCGACATGGTCTCCTATCTCGGCTGGCGACCTCCCGTCCGCAGCACCGCCGAACGCGAAATCGTGCGCGGGGCCGTCGGCAATCCCGACGACATGCTGCGGCTCGGGCTCCATCCCAAGAGCCTGACTGAATTCTTCGCGGGCGAGCCGGCTTCCGTGCAGGAGCGCTGGTTTGCCGGCATGTATCTCGTCAAGCCGGCGATCTTCGTCGTCCTGTCGCTGTTCTGGATCGCGACCGCCTTCGTATCCCTGGGACCGGGCTGGGGTTACGGCATGGGCCTGATGGGCGAAGGTGGCGTCGAGGGAACGGCCGCGGCGCTTACGGTCACCGGCGGCGCTCTTGCCGATCTCGTGATCGGGCTCGCGATCGCCTACCGGCCGACCAGCCGCTACGGTCTCTATGCGGCGATCGCGATTTCCTTTGCCTACGCGATCATCGGCACTGTCCTCGTGCCTCGCCTCTGGGCCGATCCGCTCGGACCGATGCTGAAGATCTGGCCGATCATCGTGCTGCATCTCGCAGCACTGGCGGTGCTCGAGGACCGCTGATGCTGTATTTCGTCCTCAAATATCTCCACATCGTGGGCGCTGCGGTGCTGCTCGGCACCGGATCGGGCATCGCGTTCTTCATGT includes:
- a CDS encoding SDR family oxidoreductase: MKIAVIGATGLIGSAIVAHLSSRGHSVVAMSRSGATRVDLSEATSPDFWLPHLAGVEAVVNCAGVLQDSPGVSTSMVHHHGVANLFAACEQLGIRRVIHFSAIGVDRETPSDFSRTKLSGDKDLMARDLDWIILRPSVVIGRAAYGASALMRGLAALPIIPAMPNTGQLQIVLLEDVVRAVAYFLDSAAPGRQVIELVGPLRYPFGEVVALIRRWCRWPPARQLRLPQFASSIMYRLGDMVSYLGWRPPVRSTAEREIVRGAVGNPDDMLRLGLHPKSLTEFFAGEPASVQERWFAGMYLVKPAIFVVLSLFWIATAFVSLGPGWGYGMGLMGEGGVEGTAAALTVTGGALADLVIGLAIAYRPTSRYGLYAAIAISFAYAIIGTVLVPRLWADPLGPMLKIWPIIVLHLAALAVLEDR